One Dermochelys coriacea isolate rDerCor1 chromosome 21, rDerCor1.pri.v4, whole genome shotgun sequence genomic window carries:
- the LOC122457175 gene encoding transcription initiation factor TFIID subunit 4-like, with product MQKSTSFSLALPKGGYTTGPPAPTRAGRGGLPSRPAALTAGGRSQPRAAAAGATRGDAGPRSGRIIAPERPPVQARPVRGEPPGRSAAARPRPAPRPGLARLPPLRAPAARWTPVPVGPLRLPRRSGPSAAYARLSQPSPELGPAPEQPSAEALNQGHVTARPSAITVTEAEARRRRGPIGYWEMGGRKPPRSETQAALGEGAGADPCGLPSLPAAALGLTARRGAQSPAPQPGRVAMGTWPLRGPPAPAGPGAKPGNRGRSPALGCAAPSAQRAAVAWGGARVPGVSSPPIAPGPREAPPRNTMKGERKGS from the exons GGCGGTTACACAACGGGACCGCCCGCTCCAACACGGGCCGGGCGAGGAGGGCTCCCGTCGCGGCCGGCCGCACTCACCGCTGGTGGGAGGTCTCAGCCGCGGGCTGCAGCTGCCGGGGCGACACGAGGGGATGCGGGGCCCCGGAGCGGGCGCATCATAGCCCCGGAGCGGCCGCCAGTCCAGGCCCGCCCCGTCCGGGGGGAGCCTCCAGGCCGCTCCGCCGCCgccaggccccgccccgccccacggcCCGGCCTGGCCCGGCTCCCCCCGCTCCGCGCCCCCGCCGCTCGCTGGACCCCGGTTCCCGTCGGCCCGCTCCGGCTCCCGCGGCGCTCCGGGCCCTCGGCTGCCTACGCCAGACTGAGCCAGCCGAGCCCCGAACTCGGCCCAGCCCCGGAACAGCCGAGCGCCGAGGCATTGAACCAGGGTCACGTGACGGCTCGGCCCAGCGCCATCACGGTTACCGAGGCGGAAGCGAGGCGCCGTCGCGGTCCCATTGGCTACTGGGAAATGGGCGGGCGGAAACCTCCCCGCTCCGAGACGCAAGCGGCTTTGGGCGAGGGCGCTGGGGCGGACCCTTGCGGGCTTCCGTCCCTTCCTGCCGCCGCGCTGGGCCTGACAGCGCGGCGCggagcccagagccccgccccTCAGCCTGGCCGTGTTGCCATGGGAACGTGGCCCCTGCGCGGCCCTCCGGCTCCCGCAGGCCCCGGAGCAAAGCCAGGGAACCGCGGCCGGAGCCCGGCTCTGGGCTGCGCTGCTCCCTCAGCTCAGCGCGCGGCTGTGGCGTGGGGCGGAGCCCGGGTTCCTGGTGTTTCCTCACCTCCCATCGCTCCGGGCCCGCGAGAGGCGCCGCCACGG AATACaatgaagggagagagaaaagggtcCTGA